A genomic region of Salinibacter pepae contains the following coding sequences:
- a CDS encoding DUF2470 domain-containing protein, whose product MADPVFSPGDVDRIVEHMNDAHSEDLIRYAEAYGDVREAKGARMTGIDAAGFDLEVEQEKATVPVRIDFDAPLDTVDEARAALVEMAMAARDAAER is encoded by the coding sequence ATGGCAGATCCCGTGTTTTCTCCCGGCGACGTGGACCGCATCGTAGAGCACATGAACGACGCCCACTCCGAGGACTTGATCCGGTACGCAGAGGCGTACGGGGACGTGAGGGAGGCGAAAGGGGCGCGCATGACGGGCATCGACGCGGCGGGCTTCGACCTCGAGGTGGAGCAGGAGAAGGCCACGGTGCCGGTGCGCATCGATTTCGACGCGCCTCTCGACACGGTCGACGAGGCGCGGGCTGCGCTCGTGGAGATGGCGATGGCGGCCCGGGACGCCGCGGAACGATAA
- a CDS encoding tetratricopeptide repeat protein: MSYEVNDFETDVLDASADTPVLVDFWAPWCGPCQQLSPVLESLAEATDDWALVKVNVDDHPSAAQEYGVRGIPAVKLFVEGDIEAEFAGVKPKPQLENWLDEHLPSEEKSRIEEAKEALEAGSHQEAEHLLWPVLEDNPDHDEAQVLMARALAFKDPNRAQVLAQEAEVADPTLRQMRDGVETVARLLELAEDPSALPENGAKDTYVAALDALADQDFNAALDQFIDVVRTDRDYDDDGARKACIALFTLLGEQHPVTQEHRRTFDMALY, from the coding sequence ATGTCCTACGAGGTCAACGACTTCGAAACCGACGTACTCGACGCGAGTGCGGACACGCCCGTCCTCGTCGACTTTTGGGCCCCGTGGTGCGGTCCGTGTCAGCAGCTCAGCCCGGTGCTTGAGTCGCTCGCGGAAGCGACCGACGACTGGGCCCTGGTCAAGGTGAACGTGGACGACCATCCGTCCGCGGCCCAGGAGTACGGCGTGCGCGGCATTCCGGCGGTGAAGCTGTTCGTGGAGGGGGACATTGAAGCCGAGTTTGCCGGCGTCAAGCCCAAGCCCCAGCTCGAGAACTGGCTCGACGAGCACCTCCCGAGCGAAGAAAAAAGCCGGATCGAGGAGGCAAAAGAGGCCCTTGAGGCAGGCAGCCATCAGGAGGCCGAACACCTTCTCTGGCCCGTGTTGGAGGACAACCCCGACCACGACGAGGCCCAGGTGCTCATGGCGCGCGCCCTCGCGTTCAAGGACCCAAACCGGGCCCAGGTGCTGGCCCAGGAGGCCGAGGTGGCCGATCCCACCCTCCGTCAGATGCGCGACGGCGTGGAGACCGTTGCCCGTCTCCTGGAGCTCGCCGAGGACCCGTCCGCCCTCCCCGAGAACGGGGCAAAGGACACGTACGTCGCGGCCCTCGACGCGCTCGCCGATCAGGACTTCAACGCGGCGCTGGACCAGTTCATTGACGTCGTGCGCACCGACCGCGACTACGACGACGACGGCGCGCGGAAGGCGTGCATCGCCCTCTTTACCCTGCTCGGGGAACAGCACCCCGTCACCCAGGAGCACCGCCGCACGTTCGACATGGCGCTGTACTAG
- a CDS encoding acyl-CoA thioesterase, with product MPNDVPDALPDGAQHVHTTDLAVRWGDMDAVGHVNNSRFFSYFEEARVEWLKATLDGATFAESGPVLARASCDFERPVHHPTTLHLDVYAEPPGRSSLTTHYAARPDGSGSVAAFGTAVLVWVSAETGDPVPMPDLGLG from the coding sequence ATGCCCAACGACGTTCCGGATGCGCTTCCCGACGGCGCCCAGCACGTGCACACGACCGACCTCGCGGTCCGGTGGGGCGACATGGACGCCGTCGGCCACGTCAACAACAGCCGCTTCTTCTCCTACTTCGAGGAGGCGCGCGTGGAGTGGCTGAAGGCCACGCTCGACGGGGCGACGTTCGCGGAGAGCGGCCCGGTGCTGGCCCGTGCGTCGTGTGACTTCGAGCGCCCGGTGCACCATCCTACGACCCTTCACCTCGACGTGTACGCCGAGCCCCCGGGGCGGTCGAGCCTCACGACCCACTACGCCGCCCGCCCCGATGGGTCCGGCAGCGTGGCAGCCTTTGGCACCGCCGTTCTCGTGTGGGTGAGTGCGGAGACCGGCGACCCGGTGCCAATGCCCGACCTGGGCCTGGGGTGA
- a CDS encoding phosphotransferase family protein: MRRNSEEGRHRGPVSDAGHKPMKDAHVVPYLRERLPAFSPTGEPRRVPGGHLNVVWRVPGAERSLIVKYAPPYIAADPDTPLDPSRLLIEARCLRALGQGGRLNGLTGAAVRPPKAIDLNPDVPVLLMEDIGPVPSFGRWLREADAKPLEKRAAAQGRRLGAFLGRLHAATCDDDHCADAFNNRPMQKTRHAVQYQGVADMLRKAGVGDADVLGRRAETLGRSLLGPGRCLTMGDLWPPSVLIGPGTHLRIIDWELAHYGRPLQDVAHWRAHLWMQRQRAPSEAVARAVAAHRDAFLGAYGEALGDTKASLWDPAERRDAAIHVGAELLVRAVGPFQAGYVYAGLDVEHPAVQTAVATAAEHLRAPAAADVLGR, from the coding sequence ATGAGACGAAACTCGGAGGAGGGGCGGCACCGCGGTCCGGTCTCGGATGCGGGGCACAAGCCCATGAAGGACGCCCATGTGGTGCCGTACCTGCGGGAGCGACTGCCGGCCTTCTCGCCAACGGGGGAGCCGCGGCGGGTGCCGGGGGGCCACCTGAACGTCGTCTGGCGGGTGCCCGGAGCAGAGCGGTCGCTGATCGTCAAGTACGCGCCGCCGTACATCGCGGCCGACCCGGACACCCCGCTCGACCCGTCCCGTCTGCTGATTGAGGCGCGGTGCCTGCGCGCACTGGGACAGGGGGGGCGCCTGAACGGTCTGACCGGGGCCGCGGTGCGGCCCCCCAAGGCGATTGACCTGAACCCCGACGTGCCCGTGCTCCTCATGGAGGACATCGGCCCCGTGCCGTCGTTCGGGCGGTGGCTCCGCGAGGCGGACGCGAAGCCACTGGAAAAGAGGGCTGCCGCGCAGGGACGGCGGCTGGGGGCATTCCTGGGGCGCCTCCACGCGGCGACGTGCGACGACGACCATTGTGCGGACGCCTTCAACAACCGCCCCATGCAGAAAACCCGCCACGCGGTGCAGTACCAGGGGGTGGCCGACATGCTGCGGAAAGCGGGCGTCGGCGATGCGGACGTCCTCGGGCGACGGGCCGAGACGCTGGGGCGGAGCCTGCTGGGGCCGGGGCGCTGCCTCACGATGGGCGACCTCTGGCCGCCCTCGGTCTTGATTGGGCCCGGCACCCACCTGCGGATCATTGACTGGGAGCTGGCCCACTACGGGCGCCCGCTCCAGGACGTGGCGCACTGGCGTGCGCACCTGTGGATGCAGAGGCAACGCGCCCCGTCCGAGGCCGTCGCCCGGGCCGTTGCGGCGCACCGGGACGCGTTTCTGGGGGCCTACGGGGAGGCCCTGGGCGACACGAAGGCTTCGCTCTGGGACCCGGCGGAGCGGCGCGACGCCGCGATTCACGTCGGGGCCGAACTCCTCGTCCGGGCGGTCGGGCCGTTTCAGGCCGGCTACGTCTACGCCGGCCTCGACGTGGAGCACCCGGCGGTGCAGACCGCGGTGGCGACGGCGGCGGAGCACCTCCGTGCCCCGGCCGCCGCCGATGTGCTCGGGCGATAG
- a CDS encoding 5'-methylthioadenosine phosphorylase translates to MPAVAAILGSAFADAFPNELDLEPKAVETEWGTQTLHRVRGLDRPAYVLFRHGLPHRLLPNQINYRAQAAALRAVGCGALLVTSSVGVLDPDVPLYRPLLVDDLLMPDNRLPDGSACTMFTEPSEAHGHLVLNDGLFATGLSAQVRALAEGADAPIGDTVAFAYVQGPRSKTAAENRMWPRLGAQVNSMTLGPEVVLANELEIPCAGLVVGHKYSIPDRDPPEQEALSATLDRSRDEQERVVRAFLRAAEPVDFPNTIYRFEE, encoded by the coding sequence ATGCCCGCCGTCGCCGCCATTCTTGGAAGTGCCTTCGCCGATGCCTTCCCGAACGAGCTTGACCTGGAGCCGAAGGCGGTGGAGACGGAGTGGGGGACGCAGACGCTCCATCGGGTCCGCGGCCTCGACCGCCCGGCCTACGTGCTGTTCCGGCACGGCCTGCCGCACCGCCTGCTGCCCAACCAGATCAACTACCGCGCCCAGGCCGCGGCGCTGCGGGCCGTGGGCTGCGGGGCGCTGCTCGTGACCAGCTCCGTGGGGGTGCTCGACCCCGACGTGCCGCTCTACCGGCCGCTCCTGGTGGACGATCTGCTCATGCCCGACAACCGCCTCCCGGACGGCAGCGCCTGCACCATGTTCACGGAGCCGTCGGAGGCGCACGGGCACCTCGTCCTCAACGACGGCCTCTTCGCGACGGGGCTCTCCGCGCAGGTGCGCGCCCTGGCGGAGGGGGCGGACGCGCCGATCGGGGACACGGTTGCGTTCGCCTACGTGCAGGGGCCCCGCTCCAAGACCGCGGCGGAGAACCGCATGTGGCCCCGACTGGGGGCCCAGGTCAATTCCATGACGTTGGGGCCCGAGGTGGTGCTGGCCAACGAGCTGGAGATCCCGTGTGCGGGGCTGGTGGTGGGGCACAAGTACTCGATTCCCGACCGCGACCCGCCGGAGCAGGAGGCGCTCTCCGCCACGCTCGACCGCTCGCGCGACGAGCAGGAACGGGTCGTGCGGGCGTTCCTGCGGGCGGCCGAGCCGGTCGACTTCCCGAATACCATCTACCGATTCGAAGAGTGA
- a CDS encoding TonB-dependent receptor encodes MTPRIPPTRSPQSQRALWTACLFLLLAGFPAPNAHGQAALEVHAFDIDANESVSGAAVHLVNEGIGFAATRRTDDQGTVQWGGLSTAGTYSVFIEENDQFYEARVSDIELRANVTRSVTLVLRPVAAYELDEVVVEGGRSVADVNRVNGEVSSSLSGASLENLPVEGRNVTQSLYRLPNVTPATGFFAEAPNVSINGANGLYTNYLIDGMDNNEQFLGGPQFDVPTGVVKDVTVLTSTYSAEYGRTGNGIFNVTTASGSNQWEGEAFYLTRPGQPLDGEFGDDTPTQRDLSGNTVKSGFQRQQGGFALGGPLVADQTFFHVSLEHTTDFKDNRLDAPGVRETVDGRNQLTYASARVDHRWNDRWRSTARLNANRVHIENQGGGLTGGATFASAANTEERDGVHAALQNTYAGDNLVYESNLQYSWFNWDAGNPKNPNSPRVTVQDASGSNIAFLGHPGFQFDSVENTFQVQQKLTYQLGSHALKAGLDVLASDHRLAGGGNPNGNYVVRLDAAQTEAFANATLSPSLTPSELPGALGVDPQALNVTNYSVELRPSTFGRRQTLIGLYVEDQFTPLPDLTVTTGLRYDYDSLTEGGGGADAADYNNLAPRLSLNYALDERTALRGGYGIFYDKVVYAVTSDALESNSNDPAFKNDVRTLVEKGILPGDTDVDEVTFDGTRSAQRDGAVGYLQRPSNVTPLSGGRRILNPNGYENPQTHQFSLGVQRQVGDAWLAYVDLIHTRSYDLFRIRELNAAAPYSISGDALAAARQDPNRDPADLVRSEEAADATRPIPGGRSVTMTETEGEARYWAANFNLVKDRGDDWYSGRLSYTLSRLRNNTGDINFRAETANQYGDEWGPSVNDRRHVISAVGTVYPTDRLRVTLASLLQSGQPINWVPDASIFGTRDLNGDGREYGAQYVGNSDRWPGAERNSGRLPWSYRFDLSVQYGWSIGAGRVVARADVFNVLNTKNLSGFANNATQSNQIQVGPPGSDIEEKNAGPPRQFQFGLRYEF; translated from the coding sequence ATGACTCCACGCATCCCCCCTACTCGGTCTCCACAAAGCCAACGTGCGTTGTGGACGGCATGTCTGTTCCTTCTGCTTGCCGGCTTCCCCGCCCCGAATGCCCACGGCCAGGCGGCCCTGGAGGTGCACGCGTTCGACATCGACGCCAACGAGTCGGTGTCCGGCGCGGCCGTCCACCTCGTAAATGAGGGCATCGGCTTTGCGGCGACCCGCCGAACCGACGACCAGGGGACCGTGCAGTGGGGCGGCCTCTCCACGGCGGGGACCTACTCGGTGTTCATCGAAGAAAACGACCAGTTCTACGAGGCGCGCGTGTCCGACATCGAACTGCGGGCGAACGTGACCCGGAGCGTGACCCTCGTCCTCCGCCCCGTGGCCGCGTACGAGCTGGACGAGGTTGTGGTAGAGGGGGGGCGGAGCGTGGCGGACGTGAACCGGGTGAACGGGGAGGTCTCCTCCAGTCTGTCGGGGGCGTCCCTGGAGAACCTGCCGGTGGAGGGCCGCAACGTCACGCAGAGCCTCTACCGCCTGCCCAACGTCACCCCCGCAACCGGCTTCTTCGCCGAGGCGCCCAACGTGAGCATCAACGGCGCCAATGGCCTCTACACGAACTACCTCATCGACGGCATGGACAACAACGAGCAGTTCCTAGGCGGGCCCCAGTTTGACGTGCCGACGGGCGTGGTGAAGGACGTGACGGTGCTCACGAGCACCTACTCCGCCGAGTACGGCCGCACCGGGAACGGCATTTTCAACGTCACCACCGCGTCCGGCAGCAACCAGTGGGAAGGGGAGGCCTTCTACCTGACCCGGCCCGGCCAGCCGCTCGACGGGGAATTCGGCGACGACACGCCGACGCAACGCGACCTGTCGGGCAACACAGTGAAGAGCGGCTTCCAGCGCCAGCAGGGCGGCTTCGCGCTCGGCGGGCCCCTCGTGGCGGACCAGACCTTCTTCCACGTGAGTCTGGAGCACACGACTGACTTTAAGGACAATCGGCTGGACGCGCCGGGCGTGCGGGAGACCGTCGACGGGCGGAACCAGCTCACGTACGCCTCGGCCCGGGTGGACCACCGCTGGAACGACCGGTGGCGCTCTACGGCACGGCTCAACGCCAACCGCGTCCACATCGAAAACCAGGGCGGTGGGCTTACCGGGGGGGCGACCTTTGCCAGCGCGGCCAACACAGAGGAACGCGATGGGGTCCACGCGGCCCTTCAGAACACGTATGCCGGCGACAACCTCGTGTACGAGAGCAATCTCCAGTACAGCTGGTTCAACTGGGACGCCGGCAACCCGAAAAATCCGAACAGCCCGCGGGTGACGGTACAAGACGCGAGCGGCAGCAACATCGCGTTCCTCGGCCACCCGGGCTTCCAGTTCGATAGCGTGGAAAACACGTTTCAGGTGCAGCAGAAGCTCACGTACCAGCTCGGCAGTCATGCCTTGAAGGCCGGCCTCGACGTTCTTGCGTCCGACCACCGGTTGGCAGGAGGGGGCAATCCGAATGGGAACTACGTCGTGCGGCTCGACGCTGCGCAGACGGAGGCCTTCGCCAACGCGACCCTCTCTCCGTCGCTGACGCCGTCGGAGCTGCCGGGGGCGCTGGGGGTGGATCCGCAGGCGCTCAATGTCACCAACTACAGCGTGGAGCTGCGGCCTTCGACGTTCGGCCGGCGGCAAACCCTGATTGGGCTGTACGTAGAGGATCAGTTCACGCCGCTGCCCGACCTGACGGTAACCACGGGCCTGCGGTACGACTACGACAGCCTCACGGAGGGGGGCGGTGGGGCCGATGCGGCCGACTACAACAACCTCGCCCCGCGACTCAGCCTCAACTATGCACTCGACGAGCGCACCGCCCTGCGCGGCGGCTACGGCATCTTCTACGACAAGGTTGTCTACGCCGTGACCAGCGACGCGCTGGAGAGCAATTCGAACGACCCGGCGTTCAAAAACGACGTCCGCACTCTCGTCGAAAAGGGCATTCTGCCGGGGGACACCGACGTCGATGAGGTCACCTTCGACGGCACGCGGTCGGCCCAACGTGACGGTGCCGTGGGGTACCTTCAGCGCCCGTCGAACGTGACGCCGTTGAGCGGAGGACGCCGTATCCTCAACCCCAACGGCTACGAGAATCCCCAGACGCATCAGTTCTCGCTTGGCGTCCAGCGGCAGGTTGGGGACGCGTGGCTCGCGTACGTGGACCTCATCCACACTCGCTCCTACGACCTCTTCCGCATCCGCGAACTCAACGCGGCGGCCCCGTACTCCATTTCCGGGGACGCGCTGGCGGCGGCCCGGCAGGATCCGAATCGCGACCCGGCAGATTTAGTGCGGTCGGAGGAAGCGGCCGACGCGACGCGGCCCATCCCCGGCGGGCGGAGCGTCACCATGACCGAGACGGAGGGGGAGGCCCGCTACTGGGCCGCCAATTTCAACCTCGTGAAGGACCGGGGCGACGACTGGTACTCGGGGCGCCTCAGCTACACGCTCTCTCGCCTCCGCAACAACACCGGCGACATCAACTTCCGGGCGGAGACGGCCAACCAGTATGGGGATGAGTGGGGGCCCTCGGTGAACGACCGGCGGCACGTGATCAGTGCCGTCGGGACGGTCTACCCCACAGACCGGCTGCGCGTGACGCTCGCGAGCCTGCTCCAGAGCGGCCAGCCCATCAACTGGGTGCCGGACGCCTCGATTTTCGGCACGCGCGACCTAAACGGGGACGGGCGGGAGTACGGGGCCCAGTACGTCGGCAACAGCGACCGGTGGCCGGGCGCGGAGCGCAACAGTGGTCGCCTGCCGTGGTCGTACCGGTTCGATCTGAGCGTGCAGTACGGGTGGTCCATCGGCGCGGGGCGTGTGGTGGCCCGGGCCGACGTGTTCAACGTGCTCAACACGAAAAACCTGAGTGGCTTTGCCAACAATGCCACGCAGAGCAATCAGATCCAGGTGGGGCCGCCGGGGTCGGACATCGAAGAGAAAAACGCCGGGCCGCCCCGTCAATTCCAGTTCGGCCTGCGGTACGAGTTTTAG
- a CDS encoding DUF2064 domain-containing protein, with product MGQDYAQSRRVAAAFYDHARRAVADSGLPAIEVNGAQQRGHDFGARLANAVADAFAAGYEHVIAVGNDCPALHEVDWAAVTEQLEAGRPVLGPTSGHDGAYLIGLSRGQFEHAAFAALPWTTDRLFPALHRHLAGTARAAPVRLAVRDDVNEPAELRALLRRNRAGALAARLRRVLGSTHCTSHVPAPSTTRPVLERRSRAPPYSSLLSRR from the coding sequence GTGGGGCAGGACTACGCCCAAAGTCGACGGGTGGCCGCGGCGTTTTACGACCATGCCCGACGGGCGGTGGCGGACAGCGGGCTGCCCGCGATCGAGGTGAACGGTGCGCAGCAGCGCGGGCATGATTTCGGCGCGCGCCTCGCCAACGCCGTCGCCGACGCGTTTGCGGCGGGGTACGAGCACGTCATCGCCGTGGGCAACGACTGCCCGGCCCTGCACGAGGTCGACTGGGCGGCAGTCACTGAGCAGTTGGAAGCGGGGCGACCCGTGCTCGGGCCCACGTCGGGCCACGACGGGGCCTACCTGATTGGGCTCTCCCGCGGTCAGTTTGAGCACGCGGCGTTTGCGGCGCTTCCGTGGACGACCGACAGGCTGTTTCCGGCCCTACACCGCCACCTTGCAGGCACGGCCCGTGCCGCGCCCGTCCGTCTCGCCGTGCGCGATGACGTAAACGAGCCCGCGGAGCTCCGTGCGCTGCTGCGTCGAAACCGGGCCGGCGCCCTCGCGGCGCGTCTGCGTCGGGTGCTTGGAAGCACCCACTGCACCTCTCACGTCCCGGCCCCAAGCACGACGCGTCCGGTCCTGGAGCGTCGGTCCCGGGCACCCCCCTACAGTTCTCTCTTGAGCCGCCGCTGA
- a CDS encoding ABC transporter ATP-binding protein, protein MHLADDASDDHFEPEDTVDEVNTFDGRLIRRLGQYLTPYAGYIVLALVITLGASFLGPLRPWLVQKGIDNYIVVGDLEGLQYIILYLVLALVGEGILSFGENYLTQWIGQQAIYDLRTTLFRHVEGQSLAYFDRTPVGRVITRTTSDVEALSDALSSGLVSVLGDLFKLVFIAYFMFTLNWMLAVVTLLVMPLMVWVTFWFRRNVREQYRETRKQMARINSFIQEHVTGMHIVQLFNREDEEEDRFEGINDKHRAAHLHTIFYYAIFWPSIEFISNLALAAVLWFGGFRALGGSALTLGVLVAFIQYARQFFRPIRDLSNQYDTLQKAMAGAERVFSLLDTDESIEAPGAPVELDAVEGTIEFENVWFAYEEDDTGAPDWVLEDVSFRVEPGEMAALVGATGAGKSTVMNLLLRFYEIQRGQIRVDGHDIRDLRLRDLREHIGLIPQDVFLFSGSVRRNLTLDDPSIDEKTMRRAAKTVQADQLIERLPDGYDQDVKERGSSLSRGQRQLLAFVRALLYDPDVMVLDEATSSVDTETEALIQRALERVTEGRTTLAIAHRLSTIQDADKILVMHKGEIRERGTHQELLAADGLYRRLYDLQYADQGAPRGDGARTDQRVQT, encoded by the coding sequence CTGCACTTGGCTGACGACGCGTCCGACGATCACTTCGAGCCCGAAGACACGGTCGATGAGGTCAACACCTTCGACGGGCGTCTCATCCGTCGCCTGGGCCAGTACCTGACCCCCTATGCCGGGTACATCGTCCTGGCGCTGGTCATCACGCTCGGGGCATCGTTCCTCGGCCCGCTGCGCCCGTGGCTCGTGCAGAAGGGCATCGACAACTACATCGTGGTGGGGGACCTGGAGGGCCTGCAGTACATCATCCTGTACCTGGTGCTTGCGCTGGTGGGGGAGGGCATTCTCTCCTTCGGCGAAAACTACCTCACGCAGTGGATCGGGCAGCAGGCCATCTACGACCTCCGCACCACCCTCTTCCGGCACGTCGAGGGGCAGTCCCTTGCGTACTTCGACCGGACGCCCGTCGGGCGCGTCATTACCCGCACCACCAGCGACGTGGAGGCCCTCAGCGACGCCCTCTCCTCGGGCCTCGTGTCGGTGCTGGGGGACCTGTTCAAACTGGTGTTCATCGCCTACTTCATGTTCACCCTCAACTGGATGCTGGCGGTGGTCACGCTGCTGGTGATGCCGCTGATGGTGTGGGTGACGTTCTGGTTCCGGCGCAACGTGCGGGAGCAGTACCGCGAGACGCGCAAGCAGATGGCCCGGATCAACTCCTTCATTCAGGAGCACGTGACGGGGATGCACATCGTCCAGCTCTTCAACCGGGAGGACGAAGAGGAGGACCGGTTTGAGGGCATCAACGACAAGCATCGGGCCGCCCACCTCCACACCATCTTCTACTACGCCATCTTCTGGCCGTCCATCGAGTTTATCTCGAACCTGGCCCTGGCGGCGGTGCTCTGGTTTGGCGGCTTTCGGGCCCTGGGCGGCTCGGCCCTCACGCTCGGCGTCCTCGTCGCGTTTATCCAGTACGCGCGGCAGTTCTTCCGGCCCATCCGCGACCTGTCCAACCAGTACGACACGCTGCAGAAGGCGATGGCGGGGGCCGAGCGGGTCTTCAGTCTGCTCGACACCGACGAGAGCATCGAGGCGCCCGGCGCGCCGGTTGAGCTCGACGCGGTCGAGGGGACGATCGAGTTCGAGAACGTGTGGTTTGCCTACGAGGAGGACGACACGGGAGCCCCCGACTGGGTGCTGGAGGACGTGTCGTTCCGGGTGGAGCCCGGCGAGATGGCGGCGCTGGTGGGGGCGACCGGCGCGGGCAAGTCCACGGTGATGAACCTGTTGCTGCGCTTCTACGAGATCCAGCGCGGCCAAATCCGGGTGGACGGGCACGACATCCGCGACCTGCGGCTCCGCGACCTGCGCGAGCACATCGGCCTCATCCCGCAGGACGTGTTCCTGTTCAGCGGGTCCGTGCGGCGCAACCTGACGCTCGACGACCCGAGCATCGACGAGAAGACGATGCGCCGCGCCGCCAAGACGGTGCAGGCCGATCAGCTCATCGAGCGGCTGCCGGACGGGTACGACCAGGACGTGAAGGAGCGGGGCTCGTCGCTCTCGCGCGGCCAGCGCCAGCTCCTTGCGTTCGTGCGGGCGCTCCTGTACGACCCGGACGTGATGGTGCTCGACGAGGCCACCTCCAGCGTCGATACGGAGACGGAGGCCCTCATCCAGCGGGCGCTGGAGCGGGTGACGGAAGGGCGCACCACGCTCGCCATCGCGCACCGCCTCTCCACCATCCAGGACGCGGACAAGATTCTAGTGATGCACAAGGGGGAGATCCGGGAGCGGGGCACGCACCAGGAGCTGCTGGCGGCGGACGGCCTCTACCGACGGCTGTACGACCTGCAGTACGCCGATCAGGGGGCACCGCGGGGGGACGGGGCGCGGACAGACCAGCGCGTACAGACGTAG